A genomic window from Purpureocillium takamizusanense chromosome 2, complete sequence includes:
- the VMA1_1 gene encoding H(+)-transporting V1 sector ATPase subunit A (COG:C~EggNog:ENOG503Q3J7): MSESYSKYTGVLDKFYEKDYPEFPRLRDRIKQLLSDSDELDQIVQLVGKSVLSDPDKITLDLVGLLKEDFLQQNGYSDYDQFCPMWKTEWMLKLMVGYHDESQRAI; this comes from the coding sequence ATGAGCGAGTCCTACTCCAAGTACACGGGCGTGCTGGACAAGTTCTACGAAAAGGACTACCCTGAGTTTCCGAGACTACGAGACCGCATCAAGCAGCTGCTTTCTGACTCAGATGAGCTGGACCAGATCGTGCAGCTGGTCGGGAAAAGCGTGCTGTCTGATCCGGACAAGATCACCCTCGACCTGGTGGGCTTGCTCAAGGAGGACTTTTTGCAGCAAAACGGCTACTCGGACTACGACCAGTTCTGCCCTATGTGGAAGACAGAGTGGATGCTGAAGCTCATGGTTGGGTACCACGATGAGTCGCAGAGGGCAATCTAG
- a CDS encoding uncharacterized protein (EggNog:ENOG503NWXA~TransMembrane:5 (i12-32o44-63i179-197o203-223i244-262o)), producing the protein MIGRHLWDYIFIRTCILFLHLVVPLSVIYSLVGPLVRLPFRLPRVLQLWLALEAAFYLAVYLPRKAYLQKAARHPLPPCREERKELFERCHSNIPDPVQYLRKWFRGAPVADIKRENVKDFFRWAFFNTGEREPAYDEELEEYVGEMEKLLGRKLEPGRGNAKCLRLTLDKVEMLHRSLAWYLCVFVVDTAASMHLWRQSFKFYRPSFLQCLAVFPLRPLTLFSSHSSSGQCLTYWHRPHTSKTRLPILFIHGIGIGLYPYINFLADLNADDDEDAPDGEVGIIAIEIMSISSRITTEAMTKEAMSKEIQHVLEGHGWQRVVLVSHSYGSVVATHLLRSPQIAQKIGPVLFVDPVSFLLHLPDVAYNFICRKPSQANEYLLSYFGSKDMGVSHTLFRRFFWADNILWKEDIRGRRVTVALAGRDIVVDTSVIRAYLTGSGVAEGCALQTGDGGNAEMIGDTPGVLWFPDLDHGQVLYGKKTRRVLTRAVRTLCKELPE; encoded by the exons ATGATCGGGAGACACCTGTGGGATTACATCTTCATCCGGACATGCATCCTCTTCCTGCACCTGGTCGTCCCTCTCAGTGTAATTTACTCACTGGTCGGCCCCCTAGTCCGTCTTCCATTCCGACTTCCCCGAGTACTACAGCTATGGCTCGCTCTCGAGGCCGCTTTCTATCTCGCCGTCTACCTACCGCGAAAAGCATACCTCCAGAAGGCCGCGAGGCATCCACTTCCTCCGTGCCGTGAGGAGCGCAAAGAGTTGTTCGAGCGCTGTCACAGCAACATCCCTGATCCAGTCCAGTACCTGAGAAAATGGTTCCGTGGTGCGCCAGTGGCGGATATTAAGCGGGAGAATGTCAAAGATTTTTTCCGATGGGCGTTCTTCAACACGGGAGAGCGTGAGCCAGCATATGATGAGGAGCTAGAGGAGTATGTTGGCGAGATGGAGAAGTTGTTAGGGAGGAAATTGGAACCCGGTCGCGGCAATGCCAAGTGCCTCAGATTGACGCTCGACAAAGTAGAGATGTTACATCGAAGCTTGGCGTGGTATCTG TGTGTGTTTGTCGTCGATACAGCGGCATCCATGCATTTGTGGCGCCAGTCCTTCAAATTCTATCGCCCATCGTTCCTCCAGTGTCTTGCCGTCTTCCCCTTACGGCCCCTCACACTCTTTAGCTCCCATAGCTCCTCTGGGCAATGTCTCACTTACTGGCACCGGCCGCACACTTCAAAGACGCGGCTGCCGATCCTCTTCATTCACGGCATTGGCATCGGACTCTACCCGTATATAAACTTCTTGGCGGACCTCAATgcagacgatgacgaggatgcaCCAGACGGTGAGGTGGGGATCATTGCCATAGAGATTATGTCAATAAGCTCCAGGATAACGACTGAAGCAATGACAAAGGAGGCAATGTCCAAGGAGATTCAACACGTATTGGAGGGGCATGGGTGGCAAAGGGTTGTGCTGGTATCGCATTC TTACGGAAGCGTGGTTGCGACACATCTGCTGCGATCTCCCCAGATCGCACAAAAGATCGGGCCGGTCTTGTTTGTTGACCCCGTATCTTTTCTGCTCCATCTCCCCGATGTGGCGTACAATTTT ATCTGTCgaaagccaagccaagcaaACGAATATCTGCTCTCTTATTTCGGCTCTAAGGATATGGGCGTCTCGCATACGCTATTCCGACGCTTCTTCTGGGCTGACAATATTTTGTGGAAGGAGGACATTCGGGGCCGCCGCGTGACAGTAGCTCTAGCTGGCAGAGACATAGTAGTAGACACGTCGGTAATTCGGGCATACCTAACAGGTTCGGGGGTTGCGGAAGGGTGTGCTCTGCAGACAGGGGATGGAGGCAATGCAGAGATGATAGGTGATACACCGGGGGTGCTGTGGTTTCCGGATTTGGACCATGGCCAAGTTCTCTATGGGAAAAAGACGCGACGAGTACTAACTAGGGCTGTGAGGACGCTCTGCAAGGAATTACCAGAATAA
- a CDS encoding uncharacterized protein (EggNog:ENOG503NWXA~TransMembrane:5 (i12-32o44-63i179-197o203-223i244-262o)), which yields MIGRHLWDYIFIRTCILFLHLVVPLSVIYSLVGPLVRLPFRLPRVLQLWLALEAAFYLAVYLPRKAYLQKAARHPLPPCREERKELFERCHSNIPDPVQYLRKWFRGAPVADIKRENVKDFFRWAFFNTGEREPAYDEELEEYVGEMEKLLGRKLEPGRGNAKCLRLTLDKVEMLHRSLAWYLCVFVVDTAASMHLWRQSFKFYRPSFLQCLAVFPLRPLTLFSSHSSSGQCLTYWHRPHTSKTRLPILFIHGIGIGLYPYINFLADLNADDDEDAPDGEVGIIAIEIMSISSRITTEAMTKEAMSKEIQHVLEGHGWQRVVLVSHSYGSVVATHLLRSPQIAQKIGPVLFVDPVSFLLHLPDVAYNFVCSLWYVGLTHYHD from the exons ATGATCGGGAGACACCTGTGGGATTACATCTTCATCCGGACATGCATCCTCTTCCTGCACCTGGTCGTCCCTCTCAGTGTAATTTACTCACTGGTCGGCCCCCTAGTCCGTCTTCCATTCCGACTTCCCCGAGTACTACAGCTATGGCTCGCTCTCGAGGCCGCTTTCTATCTCGCCGTCTACCTACCGCGAAAAGCATACCTCCAGAAGGCCGCGAGGCATCCACTTCCTCCGTGCCGTGAGGAGCGCAAAGAGTTGTTCGAGCGCTGTCACAGCAACATCCCTGATCCAGTCCAGTACCTGAGAAAATGGTTCCGTGGTGCGCCAGTGGCGGATATTAAGCGGGAGAATGTCAAAGATTTTTTCCGATGGGCGTTCTTCAACACGGGAGAGCGTGAGCCAGCATATGATGAGGAGCTAGAGGAGTATGTTGGCGAGATGGAGAAGTTGTTAGGGAGGAAATTGGAACCCGGTCGCGGCAATGCCAAGTGCCTCAGATTGACGCTCGACAAAGTAGAGATGTTACATCGAAGCTTGGCGTGGTATCTG TGTGTGTTTGTCGTCGATACAGCGGCATCCATGCATTTGTGGCGCCAGTCCTTCAAATTCTATCGCCCATCGTTCCTCCAGTGTCTTGCCGTCTTCCCCTTACGGCCCCTCACACTCTTTAGCTCCCATAGCTCCTCTGGGCAATGTCTCACTTACTGGCACCGGCCGCACACTTCAAAGACGCGGCTGCCGATCCTCTTCATTCACGGCATTGGCATCGGACTCTACCCGTATATAAACTTCTTGGCGGACCTCAATgcagacgatgacgaggatgcaCCAGACGGTGAGGTGGGGATCATTGCCATAGAGATTATGTCAATAAGCTCCAGGATAACGACTGAAGCAATGACAAAGGAGGCAATGTCCAAGGAGATTCAACACGTATTGGAGGGGCATGGGTGGCAAAGGGTTGTGCTGGTATCGCATTC TTACGGAAGCGTGGTTGCGACACATCTGCTGCGATCTCCCCAGATCGCACAAAAGATCGGGCCGGTCTTGTTTGTTGACCCCGTATCTTTTCTGCTCCATCTCCCCGATGTGGCGTACAATTTTGTATGCTCACTCTGGTACGTCGGGCTTACACATTACCATGACTAA